One Onthophagus taurus isolate NC chromosome 11, IU_Otau_3.0, whole genome shotgun sequence genomic window carries:
- the LOC139431807 gene encoding arylalkylamine N-acetyltransferase 1-like, with product MISPKEINNFHIKIVPCNEIPKIVDYLLKFYFTDEPLSKCLNLTKSPEAVKFLKEFCTEALKENVSVLATDKTGKIAGVSCNVILRKNIKHFNFNIDPKIEKIATFVLKTIDEAKVFEKYDDVNEALYIAFMSVHPGFRNQGLAKILLEQSRLLALSLGLKVMRMDCCSLYTAKAAQRFGWECLNEIKYVDYTIDGKQVFKPEEPHKELGIYGIRIENTSFNLKSSI from the exons atg aTTTCACCaaaggaaataaataatttccacatcaaaattgttccaTGTAATGAAATTcccaaaattgtcgattatttattaaagttttatttcaccGATGAACCTTTAtcgaaatgtttaaatttaacgaAAAGTCCGGAAGCtgtgaaatttttgaaagagTTTTGTACGGAAGCTTTGAAAGAAAACGTTTCAGTTTTAGCAACCGATAAAACCGGAAAAATCGCCGGCGTTAGTTGCAACGTAATCCTtagaaaaaacattaaacatttcaattttaacatcgatccaaaaatagaaaaaattgccACCTTCGTTTTAAAAACCATCGATGAAGCtaaagtatttgaaaaatatgatgATGTAAATGAAGCTCTTTACATTGCTTTTATGTCCGTTCATCCAGGATTTAGAAATCAAGGGTTGGCTAAAATACTCTTGGAACAATCcag GTTATTAGCTTTATCGTTGGGATTAAAAGTAATGAGAATGGATTGTTGTAGTTTATACACAGCAAAAGCGGCGCAAAGATTCGGTTGGGAATGcttaaacgaaattaaataCGTTGATTACACTATTGATGGAAAACAAGTATTTAAACCGGAAGAACCACATAAAGAGCTTGGAATTTATGGAATTAGAATTGAAAACactagctttaatttaaaatcgtctatataa